DNA from Leptotrichia trevisanii DSM 22070:
CTGAAGGGGAATTAAAGAAAGAGCTTATTTATAAAAATGAAGATGATTATGAAGAAATGGACGCACAGGAAATTTTGCCTGAGTTTACAAATATCATTTCTCAAAATGACACCGACACAATTCAAAACAGCACAATAAGATTTTTTATTTATACTGATTTGAACAACTGGGGATTTTTTGTCGTTCCAATCCAAAGAAAATCAGATCAGCTTTATCTTGGACGAAAGGAATATTTCCCTTATGAAGATAATTTAAGTGAAAATTCCTATTTTGACGGAAACCACTAAAAAAGGAAGAGAATATTGAGAAAAAAAGATGAAATAATTTGGATAATGCCCGCAATTTTTATTTTTATTATTCTTTTTATGATAAAATTCTGTACTCCGAAAGTTAATCAGAAATATGTTATTGAAAAAATAACACGTGAAAATCTTGAACTTTTTGTGAATATCAAAGGAACTGTTGTTGCAAATAATGTTACTAAAATTGGACTGGATGTGAATTTATCCGTTGATGATGTTTACTACAAGGCTGGAGATTTTGTAAAAAAGGGCGATGTAATAGTAAAATTTAGTGATTATCAGAAAAATGGATTGAATGAAAAACGTACGTTATTAGTGATTAAAAATCGGGAATTACGAAATTTGGAAAAACAAAAGGAATTGGGATCTGATGTTAGTCAGAAAATTCAGGAATTACGTGGAGAAATATCAGGATTGGAAATTGAAATTAAAGATGAAATGAGAAATACAAGATTGGTTCAGAGAAGTGTAAGAAGTCCATTTGATGCTTACATTGTGAAAATTAATGCAGTAAAAGGTGGAATTACAAACAAAAATGAGCCTATTTTGATTCTTGCCAAAAGGGAAGATTTAAAAATAGTTAGTGAAAGTGTGAAAAGTGAGAAAGTTAAAAATCTGAATATTGGAAATATTGCTGACATTACTATTTTCAGGAGGAAAAATAAAAAAATCGGAGAAGAAAAAACACTTGAAGAATTAATTGAAATGAAAAATGATAAAAATAAGGAAATGTTGCAAGATAAGGATAAGAAAAAAGAGAACTCGGATTTATTTTCTGAAAAAAAGCTTATTGAAGCAGAATTATTTAAGATTAATAAAATTGGGGATATGAATGTGTTTGAGTTTTTGACAACTTTATTTAAGGATTTGTTTTTTAATGAGCAAGTGGATATTCGTGTAGTTTATAGGAAAAAAGAGAATGTTATGGCTGTTCCAAAAAAGGCTGTTATTTTTAAAAATCAAAAAAGCTATATTTATTTGATTGATAAAAATAATTTGGTTAAAGAAAAGGAAGTGTTTATTGGGATGAATAACGGAGAGAAGATTGAAATTTTTGGAATGGATATTGGAGAGGGAATGGAAATTATTGGGAATCCTGATGATAAAATTGGGAATAATGTGATTGTGGAACGAAGGAATATTAAGGATGAGGAAATTGAAAAGAAGAAAAAGTTGGAAAGGTTAGAGCGGGAAAATGAAAAACTGGGGAATAGAATGGATGAAAATGAGAGGGAAATTATTAGACTAAAAAGAAAGTAAAATCAGGATGCTTTTATTCTGATTTCTAGCTATATTCTTTAAATTTGTGAAAAATAAAATAAAAAATTTTTAATTTAGATTATTAATCTTGGTAATTTTTCCATCAGCAGTGATAGAAAGTCCATTTCCATTTGGAAAATCAGATTTATTCAAGGAAATTATCTTTTTGATGACTGACTTTTCTGAATCTATAAAAGGGCCTAAACTTTCATAAGTCTGTCTTATAGGGATAATTTCTCCAGATATAAAATTTCCATTGCTGTCTATTTTAATCTTAAAAATTGGAGCAAGTCCCATAGAACCTGAAATATTAATCTTTCCAAAAGTTGCAAAGTTTCCTGCACTATAAGAGATAAATTTATTTTTATAAAGCTCAACTGCTCTTGTGACATGAGGGCCTTGTCCAAAGATTATGTCTGCTCCATTGTCTATGGCAAAATGGGCAAACTCATAAACATTTCCTCTATCTTCGCCATGAAAAATTTCATGTCTTTTAGTAATGTGTTCAGCATTAGCACCTTCGGCTCCACCGTGAAACATAACAATTACAATATCAACTTTTGATTTTAATTCAGAAATAAGTTTTTTTGCATAATTATAGTCATTTAATTTTACAGTAGCTGAATTTGGAGAAAATGAAATAAATCCAAATTTTTTTCCATCTTTTTCTAAAATAGCACTTTCAGCAATATCTTTAATTCCAGAATATTTTATGCCTAAATTATCAAGATTTTTCATGGTTTTCTTAATTCCAATTTCCCCAAAATCATTGCTATGGTTATTGGCAATGCTTAAATAGTCAAATCCAGCCTGTTTTAGATATGCTCCATATCTTGAAGGTATACGAAAAACATAGCATACATTTTGATTATTACAGATTTTGGTAGTCCCGCCATTATCAAATAGAGTTCCTTCCAGATTTCCCACTGTTATATCAGCATTTTTCAGTATATTTTGTGTATTTTGAAGAATATTGGCATCATTTTTAGGAAGTAGATATTCAAAAGGATAATTTGAGCCTAGCATTATATCTCCAACGCCAATTATTGTAAATTCTGTTTTTTCATTGGGTTTATCATTTTTGGGAGTATCTGATTTTTTAGTGCTTGCTATCTTTTCAAAATTAGTAAATTTATTCCTAAAATCTTTAAAATTCGGATTTATCGTGATTATTGCAAGTAAAGAAATTAAAATAGCAAATAAAATTAATAATATATTTTTTTTCATAAAATCCTCTCGTAAACGGTTATTTTAAACATATTTTACACATCTTTAATTTAAAAAGCAAC
Protein-coding regions in this window:
- a CDS encoding efflux RND transporter periplasmic adaptor subunit, whose translation is MRKKDEIIWIMPAIFIFIILFMIKFCTPKVNQKYVIEKITRENLELFVNIKGTVVANNVTKIGLDVNLSVDDVYYKAGDFVKKGDVIVKFSDYQKNGLNEKRTLLVIKNRELRNLEKQKELGSDVSQKIQELRGEISGLEIEIKDEMRNTRLVQRSVRSPFDAYIVKINAVKGGITNKNEPILILAKREDLKIVSESVKSEKVKNLNIGNIADITIFRRKNKKIGEEKTLEELIEMKNDKNKEMLQDKDKKKENSDLFSEKKLIEAELFKINKIGDMNVFEFLTTLFKDLFFNEQVDIRVVYRKKENVMAVPKKAVIFKNQKSYIYLIDKNNLVKEKEVFIGMNNGEKIEIFGMDIGEGMEIIGNPDDKIGNNVIVERRNIKDEEIEKKKKLERLERENEKLGNRMDENEREIIRLKRK
- a CDS encoding CapA family protein, which produces MKKNILLILFAILISLLAIITINPNFKDFRNKFTNFEKIASTKKSDTPKNDKPNEKTEFTIIGVGDIMLGSNYPFEYLLPKNDANILQNTQNILKNADITVGNLEGTLFDNGGTTKICNNQNVCYVFRIPSRYGAYLKQAGFDYLSIANNHSNDFGEIGIKKTMKNLDNLGIKYSGIKDIAESAILEKDGKKFGFISFSPNSATVKLNDYNYAKKLISELKSKVDIVIVMFHGGAEGANAEHITKRHEIFHGEDRGNVYEFAHFAIDNGADIIFGQGPHVTRAVELYKNKFISYSAGNFATFGKINISGSMGLAPIFKIKIDSNGNFISGEIIPIRQTYESLGPFIDSEKSVIKKIISLNKSDFPNGNGLSITADGKITKINNLN